The Methanopyrus kandleri AV19 DNA segment TAACGAGACCAGGTTCGCGATCATCTCGAGGCGCGATAGAGCCCCGACTAAAGAGGACAAAACATCCGTGGTGTTCTCGGTAACCGATCGTCCGGGTGCTCTACGTGAGATTTTGGGTATCTTCGCGGATCGAGGTATCAACCTCACTAAGATCGAATCTCGACCCGCGAAGAGAGGGTTAGGAGACTACGTTTTCTTCCTGGACTTTGAGGGGCACAGGATGCTCTATCCCGGGTCCGAAGCGTTGGCAGAACTCCGAGAAAGAACGCCGTTTTCCAAGGTGTTGGGGTCGTACCCCAAGGTTTTCCCGTAGGGGGTTAGGACCGTGATCGAGATCAGAATACACGGGAGAGGCGGCCAAGGAGCCGTCACCGCGGCCGAGATCCTGGCGATCGCGGCGAAGGAGGATGGGAAGTACTCCCAAGCGTTCCCGTTTTTCGGTGTGGAACGCCGTGGAGCGCCAGTGACGGCCTTCGCCCGGATCGATGACGAGTTCATCAAGATTCGATCGCAGATATACGAGCCGGACCACGTGATAGTACTCGACTCCAGCCTGCTGGCCGTAGTAGACGTTACCGAAGGTCTACCGGAGGACGGTCTCATCGTTATCA contains these protein-coding regions:
- a CDS encoding pyruvate ferredoxin oxidoreductase subunit gamma is translated as MIEIRIHGRGGQGAVTAAEILAIAAKEDGKYSQAFPFFGVERRGAPVTAFARIDDEFIKIRSQIYEPDHVIVLDSSLLAVVDVTEGLPEDGLIVINAREEELDKIMEKFEDSDVYTVDATQIALDELGVPIVNTAMVGAYLKASDILTLDAVKKAIHARFSGEIAEKNVRAVERAYREVKAVG